The Taeniopygia guttata chromosome 6, bTaeGut7.mat, whole genome shotgun sequence genome contains a region encoding:
- the ANKRD2 gene encoding ankyrin repeat domain-containing protein 2, translating into MELDVERAKELIEQKLAEEEEEEKLKRDGAREPPAVERMNTPELEEEKRCGPRNWGLEAIKGQEKVRRSSVDLRREIIDVGSIQRLIELRKQRRQRRAERAATPEPTAPPEPLEIEGPVEPEAFLRAAVQGKMHVIEKFLADGGSPDTCDEFHRTALHRSSLEGHMEILQKLLDSGATVDFRDRLDCTAVHWACRGGHLDAVKLLQDRGADLNVKDKLLSTPLHVATRTGHLDIVEHLIHCGVDINAPDREGDTALHDATRLSRYKIIKTLILYGADMMAKNEAGKTPTDLVQQWQVDTRQALETKEQPQGEMEVPA; encoded by the exons ATGGAGCTGGATGTGGAACGGGCCAAGGAGCTCATTGAGCAGAAGctggcagaggaggaagaggaggag AAACTCAAAAGGGATGGTGCACGGGAGCCGCCGGCTGTGGAGCGGATGAACACAcctgagctggaggaggagaagcgCTGTGGCCCCAGGAACTGGGGCCTGGAGGCCATCAAG GGCCAGGAGAAGGTGCGGAGGAGCTCAGTGGATCTGAGGCGGGAGATCATCGACGTGGGGAGCATCCAGCGGCTCATCGAGCTCCGCAAGCAGCGCCGGCAGCGCCGGGCAGAGCGGGCGGCCACCCCTGAGCCTACTGCACCACCTGAGCCCCTGGAGATT GAGGGTCCTGTGGAGCCAGAGGCCTTCCTGCGAGCCGCTGTCCAGGGCAAGATGCATGTCATCGAGAAGTTTCTGGCAGACGGTGGCTCTCCTGACACGTGTGATGAG TTCCACCGCACAGCCCTGCACCGCTCCTCGCTGGAGGGACACATGGAAATCCTGCAGAAGCTCCTGGACAGTGGGGCCACTGTTGACTTCAGGGACCGG CtggactgcactgctgtgcaCTGGGCCTGCCGGGGTGGGCACCTGGATGCTGTCAAACTGCTGCAGGACCGCGGGGCAGACCTCAATGTGAAGGACAag CTGCTCAGCACACCTCTTCACGTGGCCACCCGAACTGGACACCTAGACATTGTGGAGCATCTCATCCACTGCGGGGTGGATATCAATGCCCCAGACAGG GAAGGTGACACAGCGCTGCATGATGCCACACGGCTCAGTCGCTACAAGATCATCAAAACGCTGATCCTCTATGGGGCTGACATGATGGCCAAGAATGAG GCTGGCAAGACCCCGACAGACCtggtgcagcagtggcaggTGGACACACGCCAGGCGCTGGAGACCAAGGAGCAGCCGCAGGGGGAGATGGAGGTCCCTGCATGA
- the HOGA1 gene encoding 4-hydroxy-2-oxoglutarate aldolase, mitochondrial isoform X1 has translation MAFITRLASSLRSALAPLHRAAPRQCRGLSTPQGSEPSLNLGGIFPPLATPFSATQEVDYAQLEGNLRRYASIPFRGLVALGSNGEYPYLASCEKVEVVSCVRRALPRDRLLLAGSGCESTQATIELTVSMAEAGADVALVVTPCYYRGAMTTAALIHHYTEVGDASPIPVVLYSVPANTGLDLPMEAVITLAQHPNIIGIKDSGGDITRMGLMVHKTRQEDFQVLAGSAGFLLASYAVGASGGVCALANVLGDPLCQLDHLCRTGQWQEARELQHRLIEPNAAVTRRFGIPGLKKAMEWFGYYGGPCRAPLAPLSPAQVEELRSTFSANGWL, from the exons ATGGCATTCATCACCCGCCTCGCCTCGTCCCTCCGCTCCGCCCTGGCACCTCTGCACCGGGCAGCCCCCAGGCAGTGCCGGGGGCTCAGCACCCCGCAGGGATCAGAGCCCTCACTCAATCTTGggggcatcttcccccccctcGCCACCCCTTTCTCAGCCACACAGGAGGTGGACTATGCCCAGCTGGAGGGGAACCTGCGCCGCTACGCCAGCATCCCTTTCCGAG GGCTGGTGGCGCTGGGCTCCAACGGGGAGTATCCATACCTGGCCTCCTGTGAGAAGGTGGAGGTGGTGAGCTGCGTGCGCCGCGCTCTGCCCAGGGACCGCTTGCTGCTGGCTGGCTCGGGCTGCGAAT CCACCCAGGCCACCATCGAGCTGACAGTCAGCAtggcagaggcaggggctgaCGTGGCACTGGTTGTGACACCCTGCTATTACCGGGGGGCCATGACCACTGCTGCCCTGATCCATCATTACACAGAG GTTGGCGATGCATCCCCCATCCCTGTGGTGCTGTACAGTGTCCCTGCCAACACCGGCCTGGACCTGCCCATGGAGGCTGTCATCACCTTGGCTCAGCACCCGAACATCATTGGGATCAAGGACAGTGGTGGGGAT ATCACCCGCATGGGGCTGATGGTGCACAAGACAAGGCAGGAGGATTTCCAGGTGCTGGCAGGATCAGCTGGCTTCCTGCTGGCGAGCTATGCTGTGG GTGCCTCTGGAGGTGTGTGTGCTCTCGCCAATGTTCTGGGTGACCCACTGTGTCAGCTGGACCACCTGTGCCGCACGGGCCAGTGGCAGGAGGCCCGTGAGCTGCAGCATCGCCTCATTGAGCCCAACGCAGCG GTCACCCGCCGGTTTGGGATCCCGGGGCTGAAGAAGGCCATGGAGTGGTTTGGCTACTATGGAGGTCCCTGCCGTGCACCCCTGGCCCCTCTGAGCCCTGCCCAGGTTGAAGAATTACGGAGCACCTTCAGTGCCAATGGCTGGTTGTGA
- the HOGA1 gene encoding 4-hydroxy-2-oxoglutarate aldolase, mitochondrial isoform X2, translated as MAFITRLASSLRSALAPLHRAAPRQCRGLSTPQGSEPSLNLGGIFPPLATPFSATQEVDYAQLEGNLRRYASIPFRGLVALGSNGEYPYLASCEKVEVVSCVRRALPRDRLLLAGSGCESTQATIELTVSMAEAGADVALVVTPCYYRGAMTTAALIHHYTEVGDASPIPVVLYSVPANTGLDLPMEAVITLAQHPNIIGIKDSGGDITRMGLMVHKTRQEDFQVLAGSAGFLLASYAVGASGGVCALANVLGDPLCQLDHLCRTGQWQEARELQHRLIEPNAAGCTGQTG; from the exons ATGGCATTCATCACCCGCCTCGCCTCGTCCCTCCGCTCCGCCCTGGCACCTCTGCACCGGGCAGCCCCCAGGCAGTGCCGGGGGCTCAGCACCCCGCAGGGATCAGAGCCCTCACTCAATCTTGggggcatcttcccccccctcGCCACCCCTTTCTCAGCCACACAGGAGGTGGACTATGCCCAGCTGGAGGGGAACCTGCGCCGCTACGCCAGCATCCCTTTCCGAG GGCTGGTGGCGCTGGGCTCCAACGGGGAGTATCCATACCTGGCCTCCTGTGAGAAGGTGGAGGTGGTGAGCTGCGTGCGCCGCGCTCTGCCCAGGGACCGCTTGCTGCTGGCTGGCTCGGGCTGCGAAT CCACCCAGGCCACCATCGAGCTGACAGTCAGCAtggcagaggcaggggctgaCGTGGCACTGGTTGTGACACCCTGCTATTACCGGGGGGCCATGACCACTGCTGCCCTGATCCATCATTACACAGAG GTTGGCGATGCATCCCCCATCCCTGTGGTGCTGTACAGTGTCCCTGCCAACACCGGCCTGGACCTGCCCATGGAGGCTGTCATCACCTTGGCTCAGCACCCGAACATCATTGGGATCAAGGACAGTGGTGGGGAT ATCACCCGCATGGGGCTGATGGTGCACAAGACAAGGCAGGAGGATTTCCAGGTGCTGGCAGGATCAGCTGGCTTCCTGCTGGCGAGCTATGCTGTGG GTGCCTCTGGAGGTGTGTGTGCTCTCGCCAATGTTCTGGGTGACCCACTGTGTCAGCTGGACCACCTGTGCCGCACGGGCCAGTGGCAGGAGGCCCGTGAGCTGCAGCATCGCCTCATTGAGCCCAACGCAGCG GGCTGCACTGGGCAGACTGGGTAG